A genomic segment from Tachysurus fulvidraco isolate hzauxx_2018 chromosome 21, HZAU_PFXX_2.0, whole genome shotgun sequence encodes:
- the LOC113657235 gene encoding core histone macro-H2A.1 isoform X1: protein MCVCVCVCACARRSAHCVTMSSRGGKKKLTKTSRSVRAGVIFPVGRMLRYIKHNLPKYRIGVGAPVYLAAVLEYLTAEILELAGNAARDNKKGRVTPRHILLAIANDEELNQLLKSVTIAAGGVLPNIHPELLAKKRGSKGKLEVVASPPPARRKTNKKTPTARKPPSKKSPRLKRRDGSKAVSADSTTDCPSEGFTVLSSKSLFLGQKLQVVQADISSINSDAVVHPTNSTFHTGGEVGNALEKKAGKEFGEAVLELRKKNGPLEVAGAAMTSGYGLPAKFVIHCNSPGWGSDKCDELLDKTVKNCLALADEKKLKSVAFPSIGSGRNNFPKQTAAQLILKAINSYFTSTMSSSIKTIYFVLFDSESIGIYVQEMAKLDTK from the exons atgtgtgtgtgtgtgtgtgtgtgtgcgtgcgcgcgcagATCAGCTCATTGTGTTACGATGTCGAGTCGAGGAGGGAAGAAGAAGTTGACAAAGACTTCTCGCTCAGTGAGAGCAGGAGTGATTTTCCCAGTGGGCCGAATGCTGAGGTACATCAAACACAACCTCCCCAAGTACCGCATCGGGGTCGGTGCTCCTGTTTACCTCGCTGCAGTGCTGGAGTATctcacag ctgAAATTTTGGAGTTGGCAGGTAACGCAGCTCGTGACAATAAGAAAGGTCGAGTGACTCCACGTCACATCCTGCTGGCCATCGCTAATGATGAGGAGCTCAATCAG ttgcTGAAAAGTGTGACAATCGCTGCAGGAGGAGTTTTACCCAACATCCACCCTGAGCTGCTCGCCAAAAAGCGAGGCTCTAAAGGTAAATTGGAGGTTGTGGCGTCACCTCCACCTGCCAGgagaaaaactaacaaaaaaacaccaactgCCAGAAAACCCCCCAGCAAAAAGTCCCCCAGATtgaag agacgTGATGGCAGTAAAGCAGTCAGTGCAGACAGCACCACCGACTGTCCCTCTGAGGGCTTCACTGTTCTGTCGTCTAAGAGCCTCTTCCTGGGACAGAAG CTTCAAGTCGTACAAGCTGATATTTCCTCCATCAACAGTGATGCTGTCGTTCATCCCACCAACTCCACCTTCCACACAGGTGGAGAAGTAG GGAATGCGCTGGAGAAGAAGGCAGGAAAGGAGTTTGGTGAAGCCGTGTTGGAGCTGCGCAAGAAGAACGGCCCTCTGGAGGTGGCTGGAG CGGCAATGACGTCGGGTTACGGGCTTCCAGCAAAGTTTGTGATCCACTGTAACAGTCCTGGCTGGGGCTCGGATAAGTGCGATGAGCTGCTGGATAAAACCGTGAAGAACTGCCTTGCTCTGGCTGATGAAAAGAAGCTCAAATCTGTGGCGTTTCCCTCCATTGGCAGTGGCAG gaACAATTTTCCGAAGCAGACGGCTGCTCAGCTGATCCTGAAAGCTATCAACAGCTACTTCACCTCCACCATGTCGTCCTCTATCAAGACAATCTATTTCGTCTTGTTCGACAGTGAGAGCATCGGCATCTACGTCCAGGAAATGGCCAAACTGGACACCAAATAA
- the LOC113657235 gene encoding core histone macro-H2A.1 isoform X2 — MSSRGGKKKLTKTSRSVRAGVIFPVGRMLRYIKHNLPKYRIGVGAPVYLAAVLEYLTAEILELAGNAARDNKKGRVTPRHILLAIANDEELNQLLKSVTIAAGGVLPNIHPELLAKKRGSKGKLEVVASPPPARRKTNKKTPTARKPPSKKSPRLKRRDGSKAVSADSTTDCPSEGFTVLSSKSLFLGQKLQVVQADISSINSDAVVHPTNSTFHTGGEVGNALEKKAGKEFGEAVLELRKKNGPLEVAGAAMTSGYGLPAKFVIHCNSPGWGSDKCDELLDKTVKNCLALADEKKLKSVAFPSIGSGRNNFPKQTAAQLILKAINSYFTSTMSSSIKTIYFVLFDSESIGIYVQEMAKLDTK; from the exons ATGTCGAGTCGAGGAGGGAAGAAGAAGTTGACAAAGACTTCTCGCTCAGTGAGAGCAGGAGTGATTTTCCCAGTGGGCCGAATGCTGAGGTACATCAAACACAACCTCCCCAAGTACCGCATCGGGGTCGGTGCTCCTGTTTACCTCGCTGCAGTGCTGGAGTATctcacag ctgAAATTTTGGAGTTGGCAGGTAACGCAGCTCGTGACAATAAGAAAGGTCGAGTGACTCCACGTCACATCCTGCTGGCCATCGCTAATGATGAGGAGCTCAATCAG ttgcTGAAAAGTGTGACAATCGCTGCAGGAGGAGTTTTACCCAACATCCACCCTGAGCTGCTCGCCAAAAAGCGAGGCTCTAAAGGTAAATTGGAGGTTGTGGCGTCACCTCCACCTGCCAGgagaaaaactaacaaaaaaacaccaactgCCAGAAAACCCCCCAGCAAAAAGTCCCCCAGATtgaag agacgTGATGGCAGTAAAGCAGTCAGTGCAGACAGCACCACCGACTGTCCCTCTGAGGGCTTCACTGTTCTGTCGTCTAAGAGCCTCTTCCTGGGACAGAAG CTTCAAGTCGTACAAGCTGATATTTCCTCCATCAACAGTGATGCTGTCGTTCATCCCACCAACTCCACCTTCCACACAGGTGGAGAAGTAG GGAATGCGCTGGAGAAGAAGGCAGGAAAGGAGTTTGGTGAAGCCGTGTTGGAGCTGCGCAAGAAGAACGGCCCTCTGGAGGTGGCTGGAG CGGCAATGACGTCGGGTTACGGGCTTCCAGCAAAGTTTGTGATCCACTGTAACAGTCCTGGCTGGGGCTCGGATAAGTGCGATGAGCTGCTGGATAAAACCGTGAAGAACTGCCTTGCTCTGGCTGATGAAAAGAAGCTCAAATCTGTGGCGTTTCCCTCCATTGGCAGTGGCAG gaACAATTTTCCGAAGCAGACGGCTGCTCAGCTGATCCTGAAAGCTATCAACAGCTACTTCACCTCCACCATGTCGTCCTCTATCAAGACAATCTATTTCGTCTTGTTCGACAGTGAGAGCATCGGCATCTACGTCCAGGAAATGGCCAAACTGGACACCAAATAA
- the LOC113657235 gene encoding core histone macro-H2A.1 isoform X3, with product MCVCVCVCACARRSAHCVTMSSRGGKKKLTKTSRSVRAGVIFPVGRMLRYIKHNLPKYRIGVGAPVYLAAVLEYLTAEILELAGNAARDNKKGRVTPRHILLAIANDEELNQLLKSVTIAAGGVLPNIHPELLAKKRGSKGKLEVVASPPPARRKTNKKTPTARKPPSKKSPRLKRRDGSKAVSADSTTDCPSEGFTVLSSKSLFLGQKSVCLPVCLSASLSVSLPPCLSVCLPASLSVCLPVCLSPCLSVSLPFLQLNLIHSEISNLAGFDVEGDVNPTNAEIDLKDDLVMLSFIPPTPPSTQVEK from the exons atgtgtgtgtgtgtgtgtgtgtgtgcgtgcgcgcgcagATCAGCTCATTGTGTTACGATGTCGAGTCGAGGAGGGAAGAAGAAGTTGACAAAGACTTCTCGCTCAGTGAGAGCAGGAGTGATTTTCCCAGTGGGCCGAATGCTGAGGTACATCAAACACAACCTCCCCAAGTACCGCATCGGGGTCGGTGCTCCTGTTTACCTCGCTGCAGTGCTGGAGTATctcacag ctgAAATTTTGGAGTTGGCAGGTAACGCAGCTCGTGACAATAAGAAAGGTCGAGTGACTCCACGTCACATCCTGCTGGCCATCGCTAATGATGAGGAGCTCAATCAG ttgcTGAAAAGTGTGACAATCGCTGCAGGAGGAGTTTTACCCAACATCCACCCTGAGCTGCTCGCCAAAAAGCGAGGCTCTAAAGGTAAATTGGAGGTTGTGGCGTCACCTCCACCTGCCAGgagaaaaactaacaaaaaaacaccaactgCCAGAAAACCCCCCAGCAAAAAGTCCCCCAGATtgaag agacgTGATGGCAGTAAAGCAGTCAGTGCAGACAGCACCACCGACTGTCCCTCTGAGGGCTTCACTGTTCTGTCGTCTAAGAGCCTCTTCCTGGGACAGAAG tctgtctgtctccctgtctgtctgtctgcctccctgtctgtctccctgcctccctgtctgtctgtctgtctccctgcctccctgtctgtctgtctccctgtctgtctgtctccctgtctgtctgtctccctgccGTTCCTGCAGTTGAATCTGATTCACAGTGAGATCAGTAATTTAGCTGGTTTTGATGTGGAAGGTGACGTTAATCCCACTAACGCTGAGATCGACCTTAAAGATGATTTAG TGATGCTGTCGTTCATCCCACCAACTCCACCTTCCACACAGGTGGAGAAGTAG